Proteins encoded by one window of Candidatus Zixiibacteriota bacterium:
- a CDS encoding terminase family protein, producing the protein MAGSTKAENLLVTGNRWGKSFASAIKIIHHALFRIRGLRYDRFRRYHIVTASITLDQARIIFNTVLRILNGTCRIEGLVKKVTVTPYPRIFLGNGAIIEARSTQHRGQYLLGNDYDYFLYDEVAFDDDAEYVINDVVKMRLADRKGKLDLVSTPNGRNWFYRKMLELKERPEDAYVQSGDSRENCHISSEYLDMQLKYLSDKRVAQNILGQFVDSGGEIIAGKYVDAALLPGQAEENQTGTDSKNRLLITGWDLARKITATVGITVELQNGICTVKALTRIKKWDWNIIIAKIRNRQQQYPGRLIIDGTGLGDVVVSQLADLNPMAVIFTPKTKAELLTNLELFHSMGKIKYHRWELPDDNGRVWSLEEELRAARWDDNNTCDSLMALALALWPLHKRDAPMIGPRVGKI; encoded by the coding sequence TTGGCCGGCAGTACCAAAGCCGAGAATCTTCTGGTGACCGGCAATCGCTGGGGAAAATCGTTTGCCTCGGCCATTAAGATCATTCATCATGCCCTCTTCCGTATTCGCGGCCTTCGCTACGATCGCTTTCGCCGTTACCATATCGTGACCGCCAGTATCACCCTTGATCAGGCCCGAATCATTTTCAACACGGTGCTCCGCATTCTCAACGGCACCTGCCGCATCGAGGGGCTGGTCAAGAAAGTAACCGTTACTCCATACCCGCGAATTTTCCTCGGTAACGGCGCGATAATTGAGGCCCGCTCCACCCAGCACCGGGGTCAATACCTTCTGGGTAACGACTATGATTATTTCCTTTATGATGAGGTCGCCTTTGATGACGACGCCGAATATGTTATCAATGATGTGGTCAAGATGCGGTTGGCGGACCGTAAGGGAAAACTCGACCTGGTTTCCACTCCCAACGGCCGCAACTGGTTCTACCGTAAGATGCTGGAATTGAAAGAACGTCCCGAAGATGCCTACGTGCAGTCGGGAGACTCACGCGAAAATTGCCATATCTCCTCGGAGTACCTCGACATGCAACTAAAATATCTCAGCGATAAACGGGTGGCGCAGAATATCTTGGGGCAGTTTGTCGATTCCGGCGGAGAAATAATCGCCGGAAAATATGTCGATGCCGCCCTTTTGCCAGGCCAAGCGGAAGAGAATCAGACCGGAACCGATTCAAAAAACAGATTACTCATAACCGGGTGGGACCTGGCCCGCAAAATAACCGCCACGGTCGGTATCACGGTCGAGCTTCAGAATGGCATTTGCACCGTGAAGGCTCTTACGCGAATCAAGAAATGGGACTGGAATATAATCATTGCGAAAATCCGCAACCGCCAGCAGCAATATCCGGGGAGGCTGATTATCGATGGCACGGGCCTGGGGGATGTGGTTGTCTCGCAACTGGCCGACCTTAATCCGATGGCCGTCATATTCACGCCCAAGACCAAAGCGGAATTGCTGACCAACCTGGAATTGTTTCACAGTATGGGGAAAATCAAGTATCATCGCTGGGAATTGCCTGATGATAACGGCCGGGTATGGTCGCTGGAGGAAGAACTTCGTGCCGCCCGCTGGGATGATAACAACACCTGCGACAGCCTGATGGCTCTGGCGCTGGCTTTATGGCCGTTGCATAAACGGGATGCCCCCATGATCGGCCCCCGCGTGGGGAAAATATAA
- a CDS encoding PEP-CTERM sorting domain-containing protein gives MKKGLIMVAFLSLFMFAGNSGAFEYKLGYDFGNPFDENNNYSPVYYPYHIQNYPSPGYLGEGGEKFDLEGIHFGISGDMVHVALVNSFGLAATSSAWHQTYNLGDIFFGFDGSSTSYAIDPFTRELYAVNSYDGIYNLPGSYYGNSYVRTTVGAYNVTSGTNLGTVNHEYTMWQGLETNPMQGSGDTWVMEFSFNRSLIDMAGMRTISFHNTLGCGNDLMNKTFTVVPEPGTLLLFGLGLLGSMAIRKKD, from the coding sequence ATGAAAAAAGGTTTGATAATGGTGGCTTTCTTGAGCCTCTTTATGTTTGCAGGAAATTCCGGTGCATTTGAATATAAGCTCGGGTATGATTTTGGGAATCCATTCGATGAAAATAATAATTATAGTCCGGTCTATTATCCTTATCACATTCAAAATTATCCCTCCCCGGGGTATCTGGGCGAGGGAGGCGAGAAATTCGACCTTGAGGGGATCCATTTCGGCATTTCGGGAGATATGGTTCATGTCGCCTTAGTTAATTCTTTTGGCTTGGCTGCGACTTCCTCCGCATGGCATCAGACCTACAACCTCGGCGATATATTTTTCGGTTTTGACGGCAGCAGCACCAGCTACGCCATCGATCCATTTACCCGGGAGCTTTATGCTGTCAACAGTTATGATGGTATCTACAATCTTCCCGGTTCCTATTATGGCAATTCTTATGTGAGAACCACGGTGGGAGCTTACAATGTGACTTCCGGAACGAATCTCGGGACTGTCAATCATGAATACACCATGTGGCAGGGTTTGGAGACAAACCCGATGCAGGGCAGCGGCGACACCTGGGTCATGGAATTCTCTTTTAACCGCAGTCTGATTGATATGGCCGGCATGAGAACAATATCTTTCCACAATACCCTTGGTTGCGGAAATGATCTGATGAATAAGACATTTACGGTTGTGCCGGAGCCGGGCACACTTCTCCTGTTTGGTCTGGGTTTGCTTGGTTCGATGGCAATTCGCAAAAAAGATTGA
- a CDS encoding tetratricopeptide repeat protein, translating into MRNKLSFAAGTTIFLSVVSILFLGCSTDRSIAIRYNGEKLLQKAEKLFNTAGIKPNLSDRATWDLIKNAYREVTGYCWKNIDSIPLGTHPKEHKELETVAYMAANRLSSIYYGERKYDSSILVLNQLLTFTHLEGRPLLTTRLNLARLLQSKGDWMEAMRIYQSVIDTFYPPVDNDNEIYTPVLNLPLEMVNVNRMLGDTVAAGIHAQSAMAYYQRLIQEWPSSALATAARSNLARLYTDLRDWDKAIENLNLIKDSTGQTDIQAALMVANITASGKRDYTRAILMYDNLINQIKDTSFLPAIYVRKGIAYFNNKDYENCLATMRLIKDKFSQHFQSNPAPENYIALALAQQGKWQLAENELQWLIDNYSTSEEAFNGYLVISDHYMQTGDTARGNGWFRRGEDFYNRMIRQYSGSAIEASAISYKAEIARRQGKWDLAAKYLEEIFEKFPQSDIGRQGLLNAATVYREQLNNPVKADSLINRLKRELLPLEDGKNIKPMTDDNE; encoded by the coding sequence TTGAGAAATAAGCTGTCATTTGCTGCCGGAACCACGATCTTCCTGTCTGTGGTCAGTATACTTTTCCTCGGCTGCAGCACGGACCGAAGCATTGCCATTCGATATAATGGGGAAAAGCTGCTTCAAAAGGCTGAAAAGCTCTTTAACACCGCCGGCATAAAACCGAACTTAAGCGACCGAGCTACCTGGGATCTCATCAAGAATGCCTACCGGGAGGTCACCGGATATTGCTGGAAAAACATCGACTCCATTCCGCTGGGGACTCACCCTAAGGAACATAAGGAATTGGAAACGGTAGCCTATATGGCCGCCAACCGTCTTTCCAGTATCTATTATGGCGAGAGAAAATACGATTCTTCAATATTGGTTCTTAACCAGCTTTTGACCTTCACTCATCTTGAGGGACGACCGTTGCTCACCACTCGTTTGAATCTGGCCCGGCTGCTTCAGTCCAAAGGGGATTGGATGGAGGCAATGAGGATATATCAGAGTGTTATTGATACTTTCTATCCCCCGGTGGACAACGATAATGAAATCTACACCCCGGTACTCAATCTTCCGCTGGAAATGGTCAATGTCAATCGGATGCTGGGAGATACGGTGGCCGCCGGAATTCATGCGCAGTCGGCGATGGCTTACTACCAGAGACTCATACAGGAGTGGCCCAGTTCTGCCCTGGCGACAGCCGCTCGAAGCAATCTGGCCCGTCTTTACACCGATTTGAGGGATTGGGATAAGGCAATAGAAAATCTAAACCTGATAAAGGATTCCACGGGCCAAACCGACATTCAGGCGGCCCTGATGGTAGCCAATATTACAGCCTCGGGGAAAAGGGATTATACCCGAGCTATCCTGATGTATGACAACTTGATAAACCAGATAAAAGACACCTCTTTTCTGCCGGCAATCTATGTCAGGAAGGGGATCGCCTATTTTAACAATAAGGATTATGAAAATTGCCTTGCTACGATGAGGCTTATTAAGGATAAATTTAGTCAACATTTTCAGTCAAATCCAGCGCCGGAAAATTATATCGCTTTGGCGCTGGCCCAACAGGGGAAATGGCAGTTGGCCGAGAATGAATTACAATGGCTGATTGACAATTATTCAACCAGCGAAGAGGCTTTCAATGGCTATCTTGTTATCTCCGATCACTATATGCAGACCGGGGATACGGCCAGAGGAAATGGCTGGTTTCGCCGGGGTGAGGATTTTTATAACCGCATGATTCGTCAATATTCTGGTTCCGCGATTGAAGCTTCGGCAATTTCCTATAAGGCGGAAATCGCCCGGCGACAGGGGAAATGGGATCTGGCCGCCAAATATCTCGAGGAAATATTCGAAAAATTCCCTCAAAGCGATATCGGCCGCCAGGGTCTCCTTAATGCGGCCACGGTTTATAGGGAACAATTGAACAATCCGGTCAAAGCCGACTCCCTGATAAACCGTCTTAAAAGGGAACTATTGCCACTGGAAGATGGTAAAAATATAAAACCAATGACCGATGATAATGAGTAA
- a CDS encoding PD-(D/E)XK nuclease family protein yields the protein MVATSYSKSKIETFGTCPRQYKFQYIEKAAVKKPVSVEAFLGDAVHRALERLYSFKLNLRVQPPSEMLEFYNKYWEGPDRDRIKVTRENLGVDDYIRVGVEALTKFYEQYAPFEDGVSLALEKNISFPLDPEERFVIRGKIDRLCRRPDGIVEIIDYKTNSSLPAQRSLEDDTQMGLYQLGVKYLWPDFDRIELKQIFLRHGVSLSAVMDDDKLEEISYRTFQRILEIENARREDNFPPKESAICDWCVYFELCPAKRHRLALDDDIPVEFDKSMGKELAEKYLKVSREKKLLDSQLDALKQDIISFCAAVDITRLEGSGGHIKLSVSESETFPTKSDDENAYYEISALVREAGLEECFKLDQNILYKEFFVREKLPPALKERLQAFLRRKRQAIVRASYDKEE from the coding sequence ATGGTGGCCACTTCTTATAGCAAGTCGAAAATTGAGACTTTTGGCACCTGTCCCCGACAGTACAAGTTTCAGTACATCGAGAAAGCGGCAGTGAAAAAGCCGGTGAGTGTCGAGGCCTTTTTGGGTGATGCCGTGCATCGGGCGCTGGAAAGACTCTATTCGTTCAAGCTGAATCTGCGGGTTCAGCCGCCGAGCGAAATGCTCGAATTTTATAATAAGTACTGGGAGGGGCCGGACAGGGACCGAATCAAAGTAACCCGCGAAAATCTGGGCGTTGATGATTATATCCGGGTCGGCGTCGAGGCGCTGACCAAGTTCTATGAGCAATACGCCCCTTTCGAGGACGGTGTCTCGTTGGCGCTGGAGAAAAATATCAGTTTCCCCCTCGATCCCGAGGAAAGGTTTGTTATCCGGGGAAAAATCGACCGTCTCTGCCGCCGCCCGGACGGTATCGTGGAAATAATCGATTATAAGACCAACTCATCCCTTCCGGCGCAGCGGTCGCTTGAAGATGATACGCAGATGGGACTGTATCAGCTGGGGGTCAAATATCTCTGGCCTGATTTCGACCGGATTGAACTGAAGCAGATTTTCCTGCGGCATGGCGTTTCTCTTTCTGCGGTAATGGATGATGACAAACTTGAGGAGATAAGTTACCGAACATTCCAGAGAATTCTGGAGATTGAAAACGCCCGGCGAGAGGATAATTTCCCGCCCAAAGAATCAGCCATTTGCGACTGGTGTGTTTATTTTGAGCTCTGCCCCGCCAAACGGCACCGGCTGGCGCTCGATGATGATATTCCAGTGGAATTTGATAAAAGCATGGGGAAAGAACTGGCCGAAAAGTATTTGAAAGTCAGCCGGGAAAAGAAGCTTCTGGATTCCCAGCTCGATGCCCTCAAACAGGATATCATCTCCTTTTGCGCCGCGGTTGATATTACGCGGCTGGAAGGATCGGGCGGCCATATCAAGCTGTCCGTGTCCGAATCCGAGACCTTCCCGACCAAGTCTGATGACGAAAACGCCTATTATGAGATTTCCGCCCTGGTGCGCGAGGCGGGACTAGAGGAATGTTTCAAGCTGGATCAGAATATCTTATATAAAGAATTTTTTGTGCGTGAGAAGCTCCCCCCTGCCCTGAAAGAGAGGCTTCAGGCCTTTTTGCGCAGGAAACGCCAGGCAATTGTCCGTGCCAGTTATGATAAAGAGGAATAA
- a CDS encoding outer membrane beta-barrel protein, whose product MKRVILAFLCLMFAAPTFALTGLSFGVKGGFVSNYEQPGLAVGDFSAEKMNLAGAQVKISTLPIINFIVSGNYAWKNNKYDFGGQTFELQMHDLYFDASAVYPIKFQFVSPYFGGGVGSHNLSFDYVKPLSLSLADNDITVPGSVSRLGYHLVGGINIGLPAFPFGISAEYRMNWIDTPGSVTKYNSFTFGLDFKLP is encoded by the coding sequence ATGAAAAGAGTAATCCTGGCGTTTTTATGCCTCATGTTCGCCGCGCCGACCTTTGCCCTGACCGGCCTCTCTTTCGGGGTCAAAGGGGGATTTGTGAGCAACTACGAGCAGCCGGGTCTGGCGGTGGGGGATTTCAGCGCCGAAAAAATGAATCTGGCCGGAGCGCAGGTTAAAATCAGCACTCTGCCGATCATTAATTTCATTGTTTCCGGAAACTATGCCTGGAAAAATAACAAATACGATTTTGGCGGGCAGACTTTTGAGTTGCAGATGCACGACCTTTATTTCGATGCTTCCGCAGTCTATCCGATCAAGTTCCAGTTTGTATCCCCATATTTCGGCGGTGGAGTCGGCAGCCATAATCTGAGCTTTGACTATGTCAAGCCCCTGTCGCTGTCACTTGCCGATAACGATATCACGGTTCCCGGTTCGGTTTCACGCCTGGGGTACCATCTGGTCGGTGGCATCAATATCGGCCTTCCCGCGTTCCCGTTCGGTATCAGCGCCGAATATCGGATGAACTGGATCGACACGCCCGGCAGTGTAACCAAATACAACAGTTTTACTTTCGGCCTCGATTTCAAACTTCCATAA
- a CDS encoding NAD(P)-dependent alcohol dehydrogenase, with product METIKAYVASGPGEALKPFQYQVGSLGPEEVDIKVHYCGICHSDLSMIDNEWQMSNFPFVPGHEVVGEIVQVGNAITHLKPGDIVGLGWFSKSCMRCDACLSGHHNLCSSAEQTMIGRYGGFADRVRCHWSWAIPLPPGLPAQASGPLFCGGITVFGPILQFGVLPIHRVGVVGIGGLGHMALQFLNKWGCHVTAFSSTLSKSEEARRFGAHEVVASNDDKALESLAYSFDFILVTANVPLNWGLYINALKPNGRLHFVGAVPLPLNISVFSLLVGQKSISSSPLGSPVRVRQMLEFSSRHKIAPQVEMFPMSKVNEALAHLKSGKARYRIVLKSDF from the coding sequence ATGGAGACGATCAAGGCTTACGTGGCTTCCGGCCCGGGAGAGGCGCTGAAACCGTTTCAATACCAGGTCGGTTCTTTAGGCCCCGAGGAGGTTGACATAAAAGTGCACTATTGCGGCATTTGCCACTCTGATCTTTCGATGATAGATAATGAGTGGCAGATGAGCAATTTCCCGTTTGTCCCGGGGCATGAAGTGGTCGGGGAAATCGTGCAGGTGGGTAATGCCATCACTCATCTCAAGCCGGGCGACATAGTCGGGCTGGGCTGGTTCTCAAAAAGCTGTATGCGTTGCGATGCCTGCCTGAGCGGCCATCACAACCTCTGTTCCAGTGCCGAGCAGACCATGATCGGCCGCTACGGCGGCTTCGCCGACCGGGTGCGATGCCACTGGTCCTGGGCCATCCCTCTGCCGCCGGGACTGCCGGCGCAAGCCTCCGGCCCGCTTTTTTGCGGCGGCATTACCGTGTTTGGGCCGATTCTCCAATTCGGCGTATTGCCGATCCATCGTGTCGGTGTGGTCGGCATCGGCGGGCTGGGACACATGGCCCTGCAGTTCCTGAATAAGTGGGGATGCCACGTAACGGCGTTCAGTTCGACCCTGAGCAAATCCGAGGAGGCGCGTCGTTTCGGCGCCCACGAGGTCGTGGCCTCCAACGATGACAAAGCCCTTGAGTCGCTCGCTTATTCGTTCGATTTCATCCTCGTCACGGCCAACGTTCCGCTGAATTGGGGACTATATATCAATGCCCTGAAACCGAATGGCCGTCTGCATTTTGTCGGGGCCGTACCGCTGCCGTTGAATATCAGCGTCTTTTCGTTACTCGTGGGCCAGAAATCGATTTCATCGTCCCCGCTGGGAAGTCCCGTCCGGGTGCGGCAGATGCTGGAATTTTCGAGCCGTCACAAGATTGCGCCTCAGGTTGAGATGTTTCCCATGTCGAAAGTGAACGAGGCTCTGGCGCATCTGAAATCGGGAAAGGCCCGCTACCGAATCGTCTTGAAAAGCGATTTTTGA
- the pyrF gene encoding orotidine-5'-phosphate decarboxylase, with protein sequence MSATGELKKIQEKNKSMLCIGLDLDRKKVPTAYATSIKGLYDFAMKIIDATADLVCAYKPNLAFFEELGPEGFSLLEKIVTKIPDGVQVILDGKLGDIGNTASHYAAAMFEHFDADWVTVNPYMGYDSIRPFLEYKDKGAFVLCLTSNPGSRDFQFLHVLNKPVYMYVAEKVAYWDKEQNLGLVVGATHPEQLVEIRKAAGDVPILIPGVGAQGGSLEQAIIGGTDNFKKPALINVSRTVIYASSGDDFEKAARTEVEKLNAVISELRTKSTTP encoded by the coding sequence ATGAGCGCTACCGGTGAACTGAAAAAGATTCAGGAAAAAAATAAATCGATGCTCTGTATCGGGCTCGATCTGGATCGGAAAAAAGTCCCGACCGCCTATGCCACCTCGATTAAGGGGCTGTATGATTTCGCCATGAAAATCATCGATGCCACCGCCGATCTGGTCTGCGCCTATAAACCGAATCTGGCCTTTTTTGAAGAGCTCGGGCCCGAGGGATTCTCCCTTCTGGAAAAAATTGTCACCAAAATCCCCGACGGGGTGCAGGTTATTCTCGATGGCAAACTGGGCGATATCGGCAACACCGCCTCCCATTATGCCGCCGCCATGTTCGAACATTTCGACGCCGACTGGGTGACAGTCAACCCGTATATGGGGTACGACTCGATTCGGCCTTTTCTGGAATACAAAGATAAAGGGGCTTTTGTCCTTTGTCTCACTTCCAATCCCGGAAGCCGCGATTTTCAATTTTTGCATGTTCTCAACAAGCCGGTTTATATGTATGTCGCCGAGAAGGTGGCTTACTGGGACAAAGAGCAGAATCTCGGTCTGGTGGTCGGCGCCACGCATCCGGAGCAACTGGTCGAAATACGGAAAGCGGCGGGTGATGTTCCTATTTTGATTCCCGGCGTGGGAGCGCAGGGGGGAAGTCTGGAGCAGGCGATTATCGGCGGCACCGACAATTTCAAAAAGCCGGCTTTGATCAATGTCTCCCGGACCGTTATTTATGCCTCGTCGGGCGATGATTTCGAAAAAGCGGCACGCACCGAAGTGGAAAAGCTTAATGCCGTGATCAGCGAACTCCGCACCAAAAGCACCACCCCCTGA
- a CDS encoding dihydroorotate dehydrogenase has translation MPDLAVEIAGVKFNNPILTASGTCGYGEELAELFDLSQLGGIVTKSITVRPREGHPPPRTAETASGMLNAIGLANVGVDKFIEEKLKFLEKFDTRVIVNVAGAKVQEYVEISARLADCSRADMIELNFSCPNVEAGMAIAGDPIAAEKAVREVKRVFPRPVIAKLSPNVTDIVAIARACEGGGADALSLINTLVGMAVDIETFRPCLTNNTGGLSGPAVKPVALAMVYKVYKAVKVPLIGLGGISNYKDVVEFLLCGATAVQIGTALFIEPDAPIKIVKDLRNYLTKNKLGSARELVGQLRSY, from the coding sequence ATGCCCGACCTCGCCGTGGAAATTGCCGGAGTCAAATTCAATAATCCGATTCTGACCGCCTCGGGCACCTGCGGTTATGGCGAAGAGCTGGCCGAGCTCTTCGACCTCTCGCAACTGGGTGGAATTGTCACCAAGTCGATAACGGTCCGCCCCCGTGAGGGACACCCGCCGCCGCGCACTGCCGAAACCGCCTCGGGTATGCTCAACGCCATCGGGCTGGCCAATGTCGGGGTGGATAAATTCATCGAAGAAAAACTGAAATTCCTGGAGAAGTTTGATACTCGCGTAATAGTCAATGTGGCCGGAGCCAAAGTGCAGGAATATGTCGAAATCTCCGCCCGTCTGGCAGATTGCTCCCGGGCCGACATGATCGAACTCAATTTCTCCTGCCCCAATGTCGAGGCCGGTATGGCTATCGCGGGCGACCCGATTGCCGCCGAGAAAGCGGTCCGCGAGGTGAAACGGGTTTTCCCCCGCCCGGTTATCGCCAAACTCTCCCCCAATGTCACCGATATTGTCGCTATTGCGCGGGCCTGCGAGGGGGGCGGCGCCGATGCCCTCTCGCTCATCAACACCCTGGTCGGGATGGCCGTTGATATCGAGACTTTTCGTCCCTGCCTGACCAACAATACCGGCGGCCTTTCCGGGCCGGCGGTCAAGCCGGTGGCGCTGGCCATGGTCTATAAAGTATATAAAGCGGTGAAAGTGCCCCTTATCGGCCTCGGGGGAATCAGCAATTATAAAGATGTCGTGGAATTCCTTCTTTGCGGGGCCACTGCCGTTCAGATCGGAACCGCCCTTTTTATCGAGCCGGATGCCCCGATCAAAATTGTTAAAGACTTGCGAAATTATCTTACAAAGAATAAATTGGGCAGTGCCAGAGAACTTGTGGGTCAATTGAGGTCGTATTAA
- a CDS encoding dihydroorotate dehydrogenase electron transfer subunit: MSRIAIEDVKILDSSDLGRGNYRLILGPFGRSRSIMAGQFVHLQVPGGSVFFRRAFSVYDVNPEEKTLEILFKVFGRGTALLAKCRRGDTVNLMGPLGHGFDPPGKKESVILAAGGIGMPPLYFLAKQMIQKKHESDKIHFFYGGNCRADLIEVARIKKLGVKLHLSTDDGSFGFKGFVTSGIKEYLENNKGDYRLYACGPTGMLKAIDRVAQERTIPGQLSLEAPMPCGIGVCLGCVLPLTSGGYTRVCREGPVYNIGEVLL; the protein is encoded by the coding sequence GTGAGCCGGATTGCTATCGAGGATGTAAAAATTCTCGATTCTTCCGATCTGGGCCGGGGCAATTATCGCTTGATACTCGGTCCTTTCGGTCGCAGCAGAAGTATCATGGCCGGGCAGTTTGTCCATCTTCAGGTTCCCGGTGGTTCTGTTTTTTTCCGGCGCGCTTTCTCGGTGTATGATGTCAATCCGGAAGAGAAGACTCTGGAGATACTCTTCAAGGTTTTCGGCCGGGGGACGGCTCTGCTGGCGAAATGCCGGAGGGGGGATACGGTCAATCTGATGGGACCGCTGGGGCATGGGTTCGATCCGCCGGGTAAGAAAGAGTCCGTGATTCTTGCGGCGGGCGGAATCGGTATGCCGCCTCTATATTTTCTGGCCAAACAGATGATTCAGAAAAAGCATGAATCGGATAAAATTCATTTTTTCTATGGCGGCAATTGCCGAGCCGATTTGATTGAGGTTGCCCGTATCAAAAAACTCGGAGTGAAGCTGCATCTTTCCACCGACGACGGATCGTTCGGTTTTAAAGGGTTTGTAACCTCAGGCATCAAGGAATATCTCGAAAATAATAAGGGCGATTATCGCCTGTATGCCTGTGGGCCGACCGGGATGCTCAAAGCGATTGACCGTGTGGCGCAGGAGCGGACGATCCCCGGCCAGCTTTCGCTCGAGGCGCCGATGCCGTGCGGAATCGGGGTCTGTCTGGGGTGCGTTCTCCCCCTGACATCGGGGGGATACACGCGCGTCTGCCGGGAAGGCCCCGTCTATAATATCGGGGAGGTGCTTTTATGA